A section of the Mastomys coucha isolate ucsf_1 unplaced genomic scaffold, UCSF_Mcou_1 pScaffold15, whole genome shotgun sequence genome encodes:
- the Spint3 gene encoding kunitz-type protease inhibitor 3, whose protein sequence is MQLQAFFFFFLILIFCRELYTEPRKVPRKSLLAMCTLPKKKGECRAMLVRWYYNSKIGKCEWFRYGGCGGNGNNFPSRNQCQTVCTNT, encoded by the exons ATGCAGCTCCaggccttcttcttctttttcctgatCCTCATCTTCTGCCGAGAGCTTTACACAGAACCAAGAAAAG TGCCCAGGAAGTCCTTACTGGCTATGTGCACACTTCCTAAGAAAAAGGGCGAATGCCGAGCCATGCTCGTGAGATGGTACTATAACTCCAAAATTGGCAAGTGTGAGTGGTTCCGCTATGGAGGCTGTGGAGGTAACGGGAACAACTTCCCGAGCAGAAATCAGTGCCAGACAGTCTGCACAAACACCTGA